The following are encoded together in the Streptomyces sp. NBC_00358 genome:
- a CDS encoding GNAT family N-acetyltransferase — MSGTLHAGVRSIARVELITGEREFADLGASWERLYHRCGAATAFQSHAWLHSWWLSYGTPGRLRLVVVREGDELLAVAPLMRARGPLPTLVPLGGAISDYADVLLDDEHADRAAALLTGRLSAAARTALIDFREVRPGGAVERVYEHWRGPRRRVRDSLCLELPATSMDELVDRLPSAKAQQRVRAKLRKHTALGIEQRVVAHDEVDAALGRLLELHRLQWEGRKVTSEHLQERFSEHLVRSVGPMVRSGDAVVTEFRLDDTVMAVDLTLLSRRLAGGYLYGVHPQLRERKADVAVILLDACSRHTESGGRGTLSLLRGDEPYKRHWRPEPVVNQRLLLARRRTAPLISAVVGDVAARRWGKELLRNWKERGGGRP; from the coding sequence GTGAGCGGGACACTCCACGCCGGTGTACGGAGCATCGCGCGGGTCGAACTCATCACCGGGGAGCGGGAGTTCGCCGACCTGGGGGCGTCCTGGGAGCGGCTGTACCACCGGTGCGGCGCCGCCACCGCCTTCCAGAGCCACGCGTGGCTGCACTCCTGGTGGCTGTCGTACGGGACGCCGGGGCGGCTGCGTCTGGTGGTCGTGCGCGAGGGCGATGAACTGCTCGCGGTCGCGCCCCTGATGCGAGCACGCGGCCCGCTGCCGACGCTCGTGCCGCTCGGCGGGGCGATCTCCGACTACGCGGACGTGCTCCTCGACGACGAGCACGCCGACCGGGCCGCGGCGCTGCTCACCGGACGGCTGTCGGCCGCCGCCCGCACCGCCCTGATCGACTTCCGCGAGGTCCGCCCCGGCGGCGCGGTGGAGCGGGTCTACGAGCACTGGCGCGGACCGCGCCGCCGGGTCCGGGACTCCCTGTGCCTGGAGCTGCCGGCCACCTCGATGGACGAGCTGGTGGACCGCCTCCCCTCGGCGAAGGCCCAGCAGCGCGTCCGGGCCAAGCTGCGCAAGCACACCGCGCTCGGGATCGAACAGCGGGTGGTGGCGCACGACGAGGTGGACGCGGCCCTCGGCCGGCTGCTCGAACTGCACCGGTTGCAGTGGGAGGGCCGCAAGGTGACCTCCGAGCACCTCCAGGAGCGGTTCTCGGAGCATCTGGTCCGCTCGGTGGGCCCGATGGTGCGCTCCGGGGACGCGGTGGTCACCGAGTTCCGGCTCGACGACACCGTGATGGCCGTGGACCTCACCCTGCTGTCCAGGCGCCTGGCGGGCGGCTATCTGTACGGCGTCCATCCGCAGTTGCGCGAGCGTAAGGCGGACGTGGCGGTGATACTGCTCGACGCCTGCTCCCGGCACACCGAGTCGGGCGGCCGGGGGACGCTGAGCCTGCTGCGCGGCGACGAGCCCTACAAGCGCCACTGGCGCCCTGAGCCCGTCGTCAACCAGCGGCTTCTTCTCGCCCGCCGGCGTACGGCACCGCTGATCTCGGCGGTCGTCGGCGACGTCGCCGCGCGCCGGTGGGGCAAGGAGTTGCTGCGGAACTGGAAGGAGCGCGGTGGCGGCAGGCCCTGA
- a CDS encoding lipopolysaccharide biosynthesis protein: MSENLTRGHRPSGSALSRARTMPPWSLLAAGAVLGGVLGGAYGVVKTPTYTATSYVVVVPTEKGDPSAALGFAQAYGRVATQLAVLGDAQVWAGVPVKTLESSVRTATSPDAPMVAVSATSSHPDRAVDMANAVTRSLTQHANASQKSTHVELLSFSRAVKPVSASSASPTVTGLVGASAGGLLGGLVLLVRPRRSTDIARQASVPNPATAADVHGQL; this comes from the coding sequence ATGTCCGAAAACCTCACCAGGGGCCACCGGCCCTCGGGATCGGCCCTCTCCCGGGCGAGGACCATGCCGCCGTGGTCGCTGCTCGCCGCCGGAGCCGTGCTCGGCGGCGTGCTCGGCGGCGCGTACGGCGTGGTGAAGACCCCCACGTACACGGCGACGAGCTATGTCGTCGTCGTACCGACGGAGAAGGGCGATCCGTCGGCGGCGCTCGGCTTCGCGCAGGCGTACGGCCGGGTCGCCACGCAGCTCGCGGTGCTCGGGGACGCGCAGGTGTGGGCCGGTGTGCCGGTGAAGACCCTGGAGTCGAGCGTGCGGACGGCGACCTCCCCGGACGCTCCGATGGTCGCCGTCTCGGCCACCTCCTCGCACCCCGACCGGGCCGTCGACATGGCCAACGCGGTCACCCGCTCACTGACCCAGCACGCCAACGCGAGCCAGAAGAGCACCCACGTCGAACTCCTGTCGTTCTCCCGCGCGGTGAAGCCGGTCTCGGCGTCCTCGGCGTCCCCGACGGTGACGGGTCTGGTCGGCGCGAGCGCGGGCGGGCTGCTCGGCGGTCTCGTCCTGCTGGTCCGTCCCCGGCGGTCCACCGACATCGCCCGCCAGGCATCGGTGCCGAACCCGGCCACCGCCGCCGATGTGCACGGCCAGCTGTGA
- a CDS encoding glycosyltransferase, producing MRALHIITGLGVGGAEQQLRLLLRHLPVACDVVTLTNPGAVADGLTDDGVRVTHLGMTGNRDLAALPRLVKVIRTGRYDLVHTHLYRACVYGRLAARLAGVRAVVATEHSLGDSQMEGRRLGPGVRALYLASERLGRSTVAVSPTVAERLRRWGVPGPRIEIVPNGVDIARFRFDPVLRERTRRRLGLPEGAYVVGGVGRLAAGKRFDVLIRAMAELPDDFRLLLVGGGTEENVLRGAAREAGVADRVLFTGERPTGGLPGADLPSLIGAMDVLASPSPEEAFGLAVVEALAAGLPVLYASCPAVEDLPPETARGAVRVRGGPDSFARALAAVRAEGPAPRSAAEAAHHYCITRSAAQLMDVYAAAVSRT from the coding sequence ATGAGGGCGCTGCACATCATCACCGGTCTCGGCGTCGGCGGCGCCGAGCAGCAACTGCGGCTGCTGCTGCGGCATCTGCCCGTCGCCTGCGATGTCGTGACGCTCACCAACCCGGGCGCGGTCGCCGACGGGCTCACCGACGACGGTGTGCGCGTCACCCATCTCGGCATGACCGGCAACCGCGACCTCGCCGCGCTCCCCCGTCTGGTGAAGGTGATCCGCACGGGCCGCTACGACCTCGTGCACACCCACCTCTACCGGGCCTGCGTGTACGGAAGGCTCGCCGCCCGGCTGGCCGGGGTGCGGGCCGTCGTGGCCACCGAGCACTCGCTCGGCGACTCCCAGATGGAGGGCCGCCGGCTCGGTCCGGGCGTGCGCGCCCTGTATCTGGCCAGCGAGCGGCTCGGACGCTCCACCGTCGCCGTCTCGCCCACCGTCGCCGAACGGCTGCGCCGCTGGGGTGTGCCGGGCCCCCGCATCGAGATCGTGCCGAACGGTGTCGACATCGCCCGCTTCCGCTTCGACCCGGTGCTGCGCGAACGCACCCGCCGCCGGCTCGGGCTGCCGGAGGGCGCGTACGTCGTCGGCGGCGTCGGCCGGCTCGCGGCGGGCAAGCGGTTCGACGTCCTGATCCGAGCGATGGCCGAACTGCCGGACGACTTCCGGCTGTTGCTGGTGGGCGGCGGTACGGAGGAGAACGTGCTGCGGGGCGCGGCACGCGAAGCCGGGGTCGCGGACCGGGTGCTGTTCACCGGCGAGCGTCCCACCGGCGGCCTTCCCGGCGCCGATCTGCCGTCACTGATAGGCGCCATGGACGTCCTCGCCTCGCCGAGCCCCGAGGAGGCGTTCGGGCTGGCGGTCGTGGAGGCGCTGGCGGCCGGACTGCCGGTGCTGTACGCCTCCTGCCCGGCCGTCGAGGACCTGCCGCCCGAGACGGCCCGCGGTGCCGTCCGGGTCCGGGGCGGCCCGGACTCCTTCGCTCGCGCCCTCGCGGCCGTCCGGGCGGAGGGGCCCGCCCCCCGCTCGGCCGCGGAGGCTGCCCACCACTACTGCATCACCCGCAGCGCCGCACAGCTCATGGACGTGTACGCGGCCGCTGTCTCGCGCACCTGA